One Paenibacillus sp. FSL W8-0186 genomic window carries:
- a CDS encoding glutamine--tRNA ligase/YqeY domain fusion protein translates to MISVEHNSSNSTPPNFIKNIITEDLKSGKVKEIVTRFPPEPNGYLHIGHAKAIWINFTIADEFGGRTHLRFDDTNPVKEDVEYVNSIKEDVKWLGFDWEELHFASDYFEEMYERAIVLIKKGKAYVDDQSPDEIRATRGTLTEPGQNSPYRDRSVEENLDLFARMRAGEFKDGEKVLRAKIDMASPNINLRDPVIYRILHASHHNTGDKWCIYPMYTYAHPLEDAIEGITHSLCTTEFEDQRPFYDWVIEETEMPSVPRQYEFGRLNLTQTVTSKRKLKLLVDEGIVDGWDDPRMPTISGLRRRGVTPEAIKAFVFEAGISKAYGEIDLKMLDHFIREDLKLKAPRTMAVLDPLKVVITNYPEGQTELLEAENNSENPEMGHRQIPFSREIYIEREDFMENPPSKYFRLFPGNEVRLKHAYFIKCNDVIKDEEGNVVEIHCTYDPETKSGSGFTGRKVKGTIHWVEASQAVPAEFRLYEPLIRDVQVEEGVQLDDEEGGEEKTFMDYLNPNSLKVVQGFVEPGLKDVKPQDKFQFFRHGYFNVDSKYSAPGRPVFNLVVSLKSSFQLPDKK, encoded by the coding sequence TTGATATCCGTGGAGCATAACAGCAGCAACAGTACACCTCCTAACTTTATTAAGAACATTATTACCGAGGATCTGAAGAGCGGCAAAGTGAAGGAGATCGTCACGCGCTTTCCGCCGGAGCCAAACGGTTATTTGCATATCGGGCATGCCAAAGCGATCTGGATTAACTTTACGATCGCTGATGAATTCGGCGGCCGCACCCATCTGCGCTTTGACGATACAAACCCCGTCAAGGAGGACGTGGAGTACGTCAACTCGATCAAGGAAGACGTGAAATGGCTTGGCTTCGATTGGGAAGAGCTGCATTTTGCCTCGGATTATTTCGAAGAGATGTATGAGCGGGCGATCGTGCTGATCAAGAAAGGCAAAGCCTACGTTGACGATCAAAGCCCCGACGAGATCCGCGCGACCCGCGGAACTCTGACCGAGCCGGGTCAGAATAGCCCGTATCGCGACCGTTCCGTCGAGGAGAACCTTGATCTGTTTGCCCGGATGCGTGCCGGGGAATTCAAGGACGGCGAGAAGGTGCTGCGCGCCAAAATTGACATGGCCTCGCCGAACATTAATCTGCGGGATCCGGTCATTTACCGCATTCTCCATGCTTCTCATCACAACACGGGAGACAAGTGGTGCATCTATCCGATGTATACCTATGCCCATCCGCTGGAGGATGCGATCGAGGGCATCACGCACTCGCTCTGCACGACAGAATTTGAAGATCAGCGTCCGTTCTATGATTGGGTCATCGAGGAGACGGAAATGCCAAGTGTTCCCCGCCAGTATGAATTCGGGCGCTTGAATCTGACCCAGACGGTAACGAGCAAGCGGAAGCTGAAGCTGCTGGTTGACGAAGGCATCGTGGACGGCTGGGACGACCCGAGAATGCCGACGATATCCGGCCTGCGCCGCCGCGGTGTAACGCCGGAAGCGATCAAGGCTTTCGTGTTCGAAGCAGGCATATCCAAGGCCTACGGGGAAATTGACCTGAAGATGCTGGATCATTTCATCCGCGAAGATTTGAAGCTGAAGGCGCCAAGAACGATGGCTGTCCTTGACCCGCTTAAAGTCGTGATCACGAACTACCCGGAAGGGCAAACCGAGCTGCTCGAAGCTGAGAACAACAGCGAGAACCCGGAAATGGGCCATCGCCAAATCCCGTTCTCCCGGGAAATTTATATTGAGCGCGAGGACTTTATGGAGAACCCGCCAAGCAAGTATTTCCGCTTGTTCCCGGGCAATGAGGTGCGTTTGAAGCATGCTTATTTCATCAAATGCAATGATGTGATCAAGGATGAAGAAGGCAATGTAGTGGAAATCCACTGCACTTACGATCCGGAAACGAAGAGCGGCAGCGGATTTACCGGCCGAAAGGTGAAGGGTACGATCCATTGGGTCGAGGCATCGCAGGCGGTACCAGCCGAATTCAGGCTATACGAGCCGTTGATCCGGGATGTTCAGGTGGAGGAAGGGGTTCAGCTCGACGATGAGGAAGGCGGTGAAGAGAAAACCTTCATGGACTACCTCAACCCGAACTCCTTGAAGGTCGTTCAAGGTTTTGTGGAGCCGGGCTTGAAGGATGTGAAGCCGCAGGATAAATTCCAGTTTTTCCGCCACGGCTACTTCAACGTCGATTCCAAGTATTCGGCACCGGGCCGTCCGGTCTTTAACCTGGTCGTATCTCTGAAGAGTTCCTTCCAGCTGCCGGATAAAAAATAA
- a CDS encoding DUF2164 domain-containing protein, protein MTPLKLPREQREQMISLIQEYFDVERGEQIGDLGADGMLDFFLKQIGPYVYNQALSDSRQLVNERMASLEEDIYALELRPGRVR, encoded by the coding sequence ATCACCCCATTGAAGCTGCCTAGAGAGCAGCGCGAACAAATGATATCGCTCATTCAGGAATATTTCGATGTGGAACGGGGCGAACAAATCGGCGATTTGGGCGCAGACGGCATGCTGGATTTTTTTCTGAAGCAAATCGGCCCTTATGTATACAATCAGGCACTAAGCGACTCCCGCCAGCTTGTGAATGAACGAATGGCATCACTGGAAGAAGATATCTATGCACTTGAACTGAGACCCGGACGAGTCAGATAA